The Vicia villosa cultivar HV-30 ecotype Madison, WI unplaced genomic scaffold, Vvil1.0 ctg.000428F_1_1, whole genome shotgun sequence genome contains a region encoding:
- the LOC131628168 gene encoding serine/arginine-rich SC35-like splicing factor SCL33, protein MRGRSYSYSPSPPRYGRRERSPSPRGRYGGGRYRGRDRDLPTSLLVRNLHKDCRPEDLHDPFGQFGPVKDVYLPRDYYTGEPRGFGFVQFVDPADAADAKYHMDGQILLGRELTVVFAEENRKKPQEMRARERGRSYDYRRSPRRRSPSPRYARTYSPSPDYSPSPRQRRYSRYSRSISPRDGRYRRGSYSPSPYASRSPRRSRSYSRSISPGYSR, encoded by the exons ATGAGGGGAAGAAGCTACAGTTACAGTCCGTCACCTCCAAGGTACGGTCGAAGGGAACGCAGTCCTAGTCCTAGGGGGCGTTACGGAGGAGGCCGTTACAGAGGCCGGGATAGAGATTTGCCAACAAGTCTTCTGGTTCGGAATCTCCACAAAGATTGCAG GCCGGAAGATCTGCACGATCCATTTGGCCAGTTTGGTCCTGTCAAGGATGTATACCTGCCTCGTGATTATTACACTGG GGAGCCAAGGGGATTTGGGTTTGTTCAGTTTGTGGATCCAGCTGATGCTGCAGATGCAAAATATCACATGGATGGTCAAATTCTTCTTGGTCGTGAGTTAACTGTGGTGTTTGCCGAAGAAAACAGGAAGAAACCTCAAGAAATGAGAGCAAGAGAACGAGGAAG GTCATATGACTATAGGAGATCTCCGCGTCGCCGATCTCCTTCACCACGCTATGCACGGACATATTCTCCTAGTCCAGACTATTCCCCTTCTCCAAGACAAAGGCGATACTCCAGATATTCCAG GTCAATTTCACCAAGAGATGGGAGGTATAGAAGGGGATCATACTCCCCATCCCCTTATGCATCAAGAAGCCCCAGACGAAGTAGGAGTTACAGCAGAAGCATAAGTCCAGGATACTCTAGATGA